From Planococcus halocryophilus, the proteins below share one genomic window:
- a CDS encoding DUF1456 family protein encodes MDNNDLLIRLRYALDIKNKDMVEIFKLGGIDLSKDEVLKVLTKTPESDEEDDDSIWVDHEDHEDYIKAEDSLFESFLNGFIIFKRGRQEPKPGQPEVPSLTNERSNNLLLKKVKIALQLNSEDMLAIWDLAGVTVTKGELGALLRKVGHKNYKECGDRYARNFLKGLAIKYRK; translated from the coding sequence ATGGACAATAATGATTTATTGATCAGACTACGCTATGCGTTGGATATAAAAAATAAAGACATGGTCGAAATTTTTAAACTAGGTGGCATCGATTTAAGTAAAGACGAAGTGTTAAAAGTTTTGACGAAAACTCCCGAGAGTGATGAAGAAGATGACGACAGCATCTGGGTTGATCACGAAGATCATGAGGATTATATTAAGGCAGAAGATTCCCTTTTTGAATCATTTTTAAATGGCTTTATTATTTTTAAAAGAGGTCGTCAAGAGCCTAAACCTGGACAACCTGAAGTTCCATCATTGACCAATGAACGCTCTAACAACTTACTGTTAAAGAAAGTGAAAATCGCATTGCAGCTAAACAGTGAAGATATGTTAGCGATTTGGGATTTAGCAGGAGTGACCGTTACAAAAGGGGAACTTGGAGCATTGCTTCGAAAAGTAGGTCATAAAAATTACAAGGAATGCGGCGATCGCTACGCGCGGAATTTCCTTAAAGGTTTGGCGATTAAGTACCGAAAATAA
- a CDS encoding DHA2 family efflux MFS transporter permease subunit, with protein sequence MVHSETLDNTQSFDFKKNIPLLAVLLSGAFITILNQTLISTALPPIMNDLKISESTVQWLQSIFMLVNGIMIPITAFLIGKFSTRSLFLTAMSMFAAGTLLAAISPNFTFLLGGRVLQGAGAGIMMPLLQTILFLVFPVSQRGKAMGMFGLIIAFAPAIGPSLSGYLVDNYPWRSVFYVVFPIAIVIIISAYFLLKNVTEQTNPKMDFLSIALSTLGFGGLLYGFSIAGNVGWLSPNVLISLVIGAVTLFWFITRQLKLKEPILEFRVFKYSIFSIATALGMIVFSSMIATTVILPLFMQNLLGFNAFHSGLMLLPGAIIMGIMNPVSGALFDKYGAKWLLRLGFAILTVTTFFFANLSQDTTFLYLAVLNAIRMGGIAMVMMPSTTLGLNQLPDHLISHGTAMNNTFRQISGAIGTAVLVTITVTAASGSSIAGAIQGVNVAFIVAGFVAAIGFLISFAIKSPKPVTKKN encoded by the coding sequence ATGGTTCATTCAGAAACGCTAGATAACACACAGTCATTCGATTTTAAAAAGAACATTCCACTTTTAGCTGTATTGCTATCAGGTGCTTTTATCACCATTCTCAATCAAACACTCATTTCTACAGCTTTACCACCCATCATGAACGATCTCAAAATTAGCGAAAGTACGGTTCAATGGCTACAATCTATTTTTATGCTCGTCAATGGGATTATGATTCCCATCACAGCATTTTTAATCGGAAAATTTTCAACACGTAGTTTATTCTTAACAGCAATGAGCATGTTTGCGGCCGGTACATTGCTCGCTGCTATTTCTCCTAACTTCACCTTCTTATTAGGAGGACGTGTGCTGCAAGGTGCGGGGGCTGGTATTATGATGCCACTCTTACAAACCATTTTATTTTTGGTTTTCCCTGTTTCCCAACGCGGAAAAGCGATGGGCATGTTTGGTCTAATCATCGCCTTTGCGCCTGCAATCGGACCAAGTTTATCAGGTTATTTAGTAGACAACTATCCGTGGCGCAGTGTCTTTTATGTTGTTTTTCCAATTGCAATTGTTATTATCATCTCAGCGTATTTTTTACTAAAAAACGTAACCGAACAAACCAATCCAAAAATGGACTTTCTATCAATCGCTCTTTCAACACTTGGATTTGGGGGACTTCTTTACGGCTTTAGTATCGCAGGTAACGTAGGTTGGCTCAGCCCGAACGTACTCATATCACTAGTGATTGGTGCAGTGACACTTTTCTGGTTTATTACAAGACAGTTAAAACTAAAAGAACCCATTCTCGAATTTCGTGTTTTTAAATACAGTATTTTCTCGATTGCCACAGCACTCGGGATGATTGTATTTTCTTCCATGATTGCCACAACTGTTATTTTGCCTTTATTCATGCAAAATCTCCTTGGATTTAACGCTTTCCATTCTGGACTTATGTTATTGCCAGGGGCGATTATTATGGGGATTATGAACCCAGTGTCGGGTGCATTATTTGATAAATATGGAGCTAAGTGGCTGTTACGTCTTGGTTTTGCTATTTTGACAGTCACTACGTTTTTCTTTGCAAATCTTTCGCAAGATACAACGTTTCTATATCTAGCTGTGTTAAACGCAATTCGAATGGGCGGTATCGCTATGGTCATGATGCCATCGACAACGCTTGGGTTAAATCAGCTACCAGATCATCTCATTTCTCACGGTACGGCAATGAATAATACATTCCGCCAAATTTCGGGTGCTATCGGAACAGCGGTACTTGTGACGATTACCGTTACAGCTGCAAGTGGCAGTTCAATAGCCGGCGCAATACAAGGCGTAAATGTGGCCTTTATCGTAGCCGGATTTGTCGCAGCCATCGGATTCCTCATATCGTTTGCTATTAAAAGTCCAAAACCCGTCACGAAGAAAAACTAA
- a CDS encoding MarR family winged helix-turn-helix transcriptional regulator: protein MIGVNRLTPSVELQNLNLIDLLSERHIAARKIAEQAWDKESEIQISNSEWTIMAHIYKQQPTIASVTKNLDITRQATHKFIKNLAAKGLVEVQNVENNKKDKCIRLTAVGEGCHEKHEVLKKQLESQIADKIGANQLKILKDILKAEWGI, encoded by the coding sequence ATGATAGGAGTGAACCGTTTGACACCAAGCGTGGAGTTGCAAAATTTGAATTTGATTGATTTATTAAGCGAACGTCATATAGCGGCACGAAAAATTGCAGAGCAGGCTTGGGATAAAGAAAGTGAAATCCAAATCTCGAATTCCGAGTGGACCATAATGGCTCACATCTACAAACAACAACCCACAATTGCATCCGTCACAAAGAACTTAGATATTACTCGTCAAGCAACGCATAAGTTTATTAAGAATTTGGCTGCTAAAGGGTTAGTAGAAGTACAAAATGTGGAGAACAATAAAAAAGATAAATGCATTCGATTAACAGCTGTAGGTGAAGGTTGTCATGAAAAACATGAAGTATTGAAGAAACAGCTAGAAAGCCAAATCGCTGATAAAATTGGTGCAAATCAGCTAAAAATCCTAAAGGATATTTTAAAAGCTGAATGGGGAATTTAG
- a CDS encoding BCCT family transporter produces the protein MKKYGSKTDWPVLFISGGLLVAFVLAAFINVELVSNSVNQSFAFAVKYFGAFWQVLLLGTFFIALFLGFSKYGKVRLGAMDKPEVGYFKWIAMIMTTLLAAGGVFWAAAEPMYHFLDVSPNFTGSGVESGTESAIVPAFAQSYLHWGFLAWSILGTLGTIVLMYAHYQKGMPLKPRTLLYPLLGEKIMKNSALGTIIDASAVIAVAAGTIGPIGFLGLQAAYGMEALFGVPNNLFTQVMIIITVVAIATISAITGLRKGIQFLSNLNIIITIVLMVAILVLGPGGFIFDTFLAATGVHLQEFLAMSTFRGDSDWLGYWTVFFWGWFLGYGPMMAIFIATITRGRTIRELIFAVSIIAPTVTAFWFTVVGGTGMFYELAQPGIVSDALNTSGMPAAMVAITQQLPLSSVIAPLFLLVTILFVVTTADSMAYTISVAITGDGHPPKIMRVFWSIIMGAVAIVLLMISEGGIQAIQSFIVVTAIPVSLLLLPTFWAAPKAAKIMFEDQFGKSAKSKSRAMGTNPLKDL, from the coding sequence TTGAAGAAATATGGATCAAAGACAGATTGGCCCGTACTGTTCATCAGTGGTGGGTTACTTGTCGCTTTTGTACTTGCAGCATTTATCAATGTAGAGTTGGTGTCGAATAGTGTAAATCAATCATTTGCTTTTGCCGTGAAGTATTTCGGGGCATTTTGGCAAGTTTTGTTATTGGGAACATTTTTTATTGCACTTTTTTTAGGATTTTCGAAATATGGAAAAGTTCGGCTAGGTGCGATGGACAAGCCGGAAGTCGGATATTTTAAATGGATTGCCATGATTATGACGACCTTACTAGCCGCAGGAGGCGTATTTTGGGCAGCTGCTGAACCGATGTACCATTTTCTTGATGTATCCCCTAATTTTACGGGTTCAGGTGTAGAGTCGGGTACTGAGAGTGCCATTGTTCCTGCTTTTGCCCAGTCTTATTTACATTGGGGATTTCTTGCATGGTCAATTCTTGGGACGCTTGGAACGATCGTTTTAATGTATGCTCATTATCAAAAAGGCATGCCGCTAAAACCGCGTACGTTACTATACCCGTTGCTTGGTGAAAAAATCATGAAAAACAGTGCTTTGGGTACGATCATCGATGCATCTGCTGTGATTGCGGTCGCAGCTGGAACAATCGGACCTATTGGTTTTCTGGGCTTGCAAGCCGCGTATGGGATGGAAGCATTATTCGGAGTGCCGAATAACTTGTTTACACAAGTGATGATTATCATCACTGTAGTAGCGATTGCAACCATTTCAGCTATTACAGGTTTGCGTAAAGGAATACAGTTTCTAAGTAATTTGAATATCATTATTACGATCGTTTTAATGGTGGCCATTTTAGTATTAGGGCCAGGCGGATTTATCTTTGATACGTTTCTTGCAGCAACTGGAGTTCACCTTCAGGAATTTCTAGCAATGAGTACGTTCCGCGGAGATTCTGATTGGTTAGGTTATTGGACCGTCTTTTTCTGGGGCTGGTTCCTTGGATATGGACCTATGATGGCGATTTTCATTGCCACCATTACACGTGGACGCACGATTCGTGAGTTGATTTTTGCTGTTTCTATTATCGCGCCAACTGTTACTGCATTTTGGTTTACGGTTGTTGGCGGAACAGGTATGTTTTATGAACTTGCTCAGCCAGGAATTGTATCAGATGCATTAAACACATCGGGTATGCCAGCTGCGATGGTGGCCATTACACAACAATTGCCACTTAGTTCAGTTATAGCTCCGCTGTTCTTACTCGTCACTATTTTATTTGTTGTCACAACAGCCGACTCGATGGCGTATACCATTTCGGTTGCCATCACAGGCGATGGTCATCCGCCAAAAATTATGCGTGTTTTTTGGTCAATTATTATGGGTGCTGTAGCAATCGTGCTCTTAATGATTAGCGAAGGGGGCATTCAAGCGATTCAATCGTTTATTGTCGTTACAGCCATTCCCGTTTCGTTGCTGTTATTGCCGACGTTCTGGGCAGCACCAAAAGCTGCAAAAATTATGTTTGAAGATCAGTTTGGCAAAAGTGCTAAATCGAAGAGTAGAGCAATGGGGACAAACCCATTAAAAGACTTATAA
- a CDS encoding CarD family transcriptional regulator, producing the protein MFAIGDHIIYSTHGLCKINDIYDMTVSDVTKKYYQLQPLENTLVTISTPVDNDKVVMLKLLQREEALAIIEVFKHPETESEVPQNPKAQPKKIQSGDRMQIAGVINGLLRKKFDTQIQKESLYEHDYNLLNNTQIILFKELAHALDTSFEEINKMINDLITDEQPQSIS; encoded by the coding sequence ATGTTCGCTATTGGAGATCATATCATTTATTCCACCCACGGCCTTTGTAAAATTAATGACATTTACGACATGACTGTTTCAGATGTCACAAAAAAATACTACCAATTACAGCCTTTAGAAAATACGTTAGTGACAATTAGCACTCCCGTTGATAATGACAAGGTTGTTATGTTAAAGCTCCTTCAACGAGAAGAAGCACTCGCAATTATTGAAGTCTTTAAGCACCCTGAAACAGAATCCGAGGTTCCACAAAACCCAAAAGCGCAGCCAAAGAAAATCCAGTCAGGTGACCGTATGCAAATTGCAGGTGTTATCAACGGATTATTGCGTAAGAAGTTTGATACTCAAATTCAAAAAGAGTCTTTATATGAACACGACTATAACCTTTTAAACAATACACAAATCATTCTTTTTAAAGAACTCGCACATGCACTGGACACGAGTTTTGAAGAAATCAATAAAATGATTAACGACTTGATCACGGATGAACAACCGCAATCAATTAGTTAA
- a CDS encoding DegV family protein gives MKKIAWITDTAAQLDDNFIQKHDVYVLPLSVVFSDGEYRESIDLTQEEFYDKLKLAKVSPKTSQPAIGEMLALYEKLEKEGYDFAIAVHLSSGLSGTFETAQAASEMSNFNVYPIDSKIGSFPMVKMIEVGNELLENGKKIEEVVATITEMTEKSKLSFIPSSLNQLHKSGRVSGTQTFLSNLLNIKVVISFVDGKPVMTEKVRTNKRAKDHVMSLLRADMAAGSVPEVAVIHCNNVPDSEVWKNELLQEFPSLKVEVAALSVCVGVHAGDGTTGLSWVSY, from the coding sequence ATGAAGAAAATAGCTTGGATTACGGATACAGCTGCGCAACTTGACGATAATTTTATCCAAAAACATGATGTCTATGTTCTGCCACTTAGTGTTGTTTTTTCAGATGGAGAATATAGAGAATCCATTGACCTCACACAAGAAGAATTTTACGATAAATTAAAACTAGCGAAAGTTTCACCGAAAACGTCGCAACCGGCGATCGGAGAAATGCTGGCTCTATATGAAAAACTAGAAAAAGAAGGCTATGATTTTGCAATTGCTGTCCACTTATCAAGTGGATTGTCTGGGACATTTGAAACGGCACAAGCGGCTTCTGAAATGAGCAACTTCAACGTTTATCCAATCGATTCGAAAATCGGTTCTTTTCCGATGGTTAAAATGATTGAAGTAGGCAATGAACTTCTAGAAAATGGCAAAAAAATAGAAGAAGTTGTCGCGACGATTACCGAAATGACAGAGAAATCGAAGTTGTCGTTTATTCCATCTAGCTTAAACCAATTGCACAAAAGCGGGCGTGTTTCTGGAACCCAAACGTTTTTAAGTAATTTGTTAAACATTAAAGTTGTGATTAGTTTTGTAGATGGTAAACCGGTAATGACCGAAAAAGTGCGTACAAACAAACGTGCAAAAGACCATGTGATGTCTCTATTGCGCGCAGATATGGCAGCGGGTTCTGTACCAGAAGTGGCTGTTATTCATTGCAACAATGTTCCGGACTCAGAAGTATGGAAAAACGAATTGTTGCAAGAATTTCCGAGTTTAAAAGTAGAAGTGGCGGCTTTAAGTGTTTGCGTTGGCGTTCATGCAGGTGACGGCACGACTGGCTTGAGCTGGGTTAGTTATTAA
- a CDS encoding sensor domain-containing diguanylate cyclase, whose protein sequence is MSTIFQELETYKNFDELARDVLDLAKEILPNQLIYISSISDTQQVILKISNETTSIVATEGIMLNLNDSICRGIDFEKKQPLIYEKILEESSLADLKNGLEKANIKSYLGIPISFVNGDKFGTLCAVNDEEHHFDDKSINLLQRIVRMFSYYLDLERVAYKDSLTNLYNRRYLSKFFEDQQETEGWIFFLDLDGFKKVNDVHGHDAGDMVLEEVALRLQTFANAHPNALAFRLGGDEFVIHFSHASDIKKMSRLAEQVLENLTIWDANYQLSTSIGIAMYPGDYAITLKTLLKNADYALNLAKASGKNTYKFFEL, encoded by the coding sequence ATGTCGACAATATTTCAAGAATTAGAAACGTATAAAAATTTTGATGAGTTGGCTAGGGATGTGCTTGATCTTGCAAAAGAAATTTTACCTAATCAACTAATTTATATAAGCTCAATTAGTGATACACAACAAGTTATTTTGAAGATTTCAAATGAGACCACAAGTATTGTCGCGACTGAAGGAATAATGTTAAATCTTAATGACTCTATTTGCAGAGGTATTGATTTTGAAAAGAAACAGCCGTTGATCTATGAGAAGATTTTAGAGGAAAGTAGTTTAGCGGATTTAAAAAACGGACTTGAAAAAGCCAATATCAAATCTTACTTAGGTATTCCGATTTCCTTTGTAAATGGCGATAAATTTGGTACATTGTGTGCTGTAAATGATGAAGAACATCATTTTGACGACAAAAGCATTAATTTGCTACAGAGAATCGTAAGGATGTTTTCATATTATTTGGATTTGGAGCGTGTTGCTTATAAGGATTCATTGACGAACTTATACAACAGACGCTACCTGTCAAAGTTTTTTGAAGACCAACAAGAAACAGAAGGCTGGATTTTCTTCTTGGATTTAGATGGATTTAAAAAAGTAAATGATGTCCATGGTCATGATGCAGGTGACATGGTGTTGGAAGAAGTTGCGTTAAGACTTCAAACGTTTGCTAATGCGCATCCGAATGCTTTGGCATTCAGGTTGGGAGGAGACGAATTTGTTATCCATTTTTCCCACGCCTCGGATATCAAAAAAATGAGTCGATTGGCGGAACAAGTACTTGAGAATTTAACGATATGGGATGCCAACTATCAGCTGTCTACTAGTATTGGAATCGCCATGTATCCGGGCGATTACGCGATAACTTTAAAGACGCTTCTGAAAAATGCAGATTATGCTTTAAACCTAGCAAAAGCATCAGGGAAAAACACGTACAAATTTTTTGAACTGTAA
- a CDS encoding tRNA dihydrouridine synthase, protein MKENFWRDLPRPFFVLAPMEDVTNVVFRHVVAEAARPDVFFTEFTNTESYCHPEGIFSVRGRLTFTEDEQPMVAHIWGNKPEHFREMSIGMAKQGFKGVDINMGCPVPNVAAKGKGSGLIRYPDNAAEIIQAAKAGGLPVSVKTRLGYTDLDEWKGWLTHVFEQDIANLSIHLRTKKEMSAVPAHWELIPEIKKLRDEIAPDTLLTINGDIPDRQVGLELAEKYGIDGVMIGRGIFHNPFAFEEEPKEHSPKELFDLLRLHLGLHDKYSTDIEPIAFKPLRRFFKIYVRGVRGVGELRNQLMYTETTDQVRALLDEFEALNEAESSVETNA, encoded by the coding sequence ATGAAAGAGAACTTTTGGCGTGATTTACCACGACCATTTTTTGTTTTAGCGCCGATGGAAGATGTGACGAACGTAGTGTTTCGCCATGTAGTGGCTGAAGCCGCAAGACCAGATGTGTTTTTTACTGAGTTTACGAATACCGAAAGTTATTGTCATCCGGAAGGAATTTTTAGTGTACGCGGACGTTTGACGTTCACAGAAGACGAACAGCCAATGGTCGCTCATATATGGGGCAACAAGCCTGAGCATTTCCGAGAAATGAGTATCGGCATGGCAAAGCAAGGTTTTAAAGGTGTCGACATCAACATGGGTTGTCCAGTACCGAATGTTGCAGCTAAAGGAAAAGGGAGCGGGTTGATTCGCTATCCCGATAATGCAGCAGAGATTATTCAAGCGGCTAAAGCAGGTGGCTTACCGGTAAGTGTCAAAACACGACTGGGCTACACGGATTTAGACGAATGGAAAGGCTGGTTAACGCATGTGTTTGAACAAGACATTGCGAACTTGTCGATTCATTTGCGGACGAAAAAAGAAATGAGTGCAGTGCCTGCGCATTGGGAACTCATTCCGGAGATCAAAAAACTTCGTGATGAAATAGCACCGGATACACTTTTGACGATCAATGGAGATATTCCAGATCGCCAAGTTGGATTAGAGCTCGCTGAAAAATACGGCATCGATGGCGTCATGATTGGACGCGGAATTTTCCATAATCCATTTGCATTTGAAGAAGAGCCAAAAGAACACAGCCCGAAAGAATTGTTTGATTTATTGAGATTGCATTTAGGTTTGCATGACAAATACTCAACTGACATCGAACCGATTGCATTTAAACCGCTTCGTCGTTTCTTTAAAATTTACGTGCGAGGTGTGCGTGGTGTTGGCGAATTGAGAAATCAATTGATGTATACTGAAACAACAGATCAAGTACGTGCGTTATTAGATGAATTTGAAGCGTTAAATGAAGCGGAGAGTTCAGTAGAAACAAATGCGTGA
- a CDS encoding sugar ABC transporter ATP-binding protein, with amino-acid sequence MSGYILEMSSITKEFPGVKALSDVNIKVEKGEIHCLIGENGAGKSTLMKVLSGVYPFGTYQGDIIFEDEVQQFNEINDSVKVGIGIIYQELALFPDLTVYENIFAGNEITKGPFVDWNETIVQATQMLKKVKLNVTPETLIKDLGIGKQQLVEIAKALSKDVKLLILDEPTAALNENDSENLLELLKELKNQGISCIMISHKLKEVISIADKATVLRDGKTICTLDAQKGEITESIIIKNMVGREIEDIFPKRLDKKVGETVLKLTDWSAYDTQLGRKVAKNVNLELKKGEIIGIAGLMGSGRTELALSIFGNPKNYKLQGELEVHGEKKSFKHTSDAIKAGIAYVTEDRKGDGLFLIQDIKSNVSAAHMKGISKKGILNLNEEVKVGTDYKKSLNIKASSLEQVVGKLSGGNQQKVSLGKWLFTGPKILILDEPTRGIDVGAKFEIYTIMNALIKEGLSIIMISSELGEIMGMSDRIYVMAEGAIKGELAIEETTQETIMELATQ; translated from the coding sequence ATGAGCGGCTATATTTTGGAAATGAGCAGCATCACAAAAGAATTTCCGGGCGTTAAGGCACTTTCCGATGTGAATATCAAAGTGGAAAAAGGAGAAATCCACTGCCTGATTGGTGAAAATGGAGCAGGAAAATCAACTTTGATGAAAGTGCTGAGTGGTGTTTATCCGTTTGGAACGTATCAAGGCGATATCATTTTTGAGGATGAGGTTCAGCAATTCAACGAAATCAATGACAGCGTAAAGGTTGGAATTGGGATTATTTATCAGGAGCTTGCCTTGTTTCCAGATTTAACGGTTTATGAAAACATTTTTGCCGGAAATGAAATTACAAAAGGTCCGTTTGTTGATTGGAATGAAACCATCGTTCAAGCAACTCAAATGCTGAAAAAAGTGAAACTAAACGTTACGCCTGAAACTTTGATCAAAGATTTGGGGATTGGCAAACAACAGCTCGTCGAAATCGCCAAAGCACTTAGTAAAGATGTCAAACTACTGATTCTCGATGAACCGACTGCTGCCTTAAACGAAAACGACAGTGAGAACTTATTGGAGTTATTAAAAGAATTAAAGAATCAAGGCATTAGCTGCATCATGATTTCGCATAAATTGAAAGAAGTCATTTCCATTGCGGACAAAGCGACGGTGCTGAGAGACGGCAAAACAATTTGCACATTAGATGCACAAAAAGGCGAGATTACGGAAAGCATTATCATCAAAAACATGGTTGGCCGTGAAATCGAGGATATTTTTCCGAAACGGCTGGACAAAAAAGTTGGAGAAACAGTGCTCAAACTGACAGACTGGTCGGCATATGATACACAACTTGGACGGAAAGTCGCAAAAAACGTCAATTTGGAATTGAAAAAAGGTGAAATTATAGGCATTGCAGGATTGATGGGCTCGGGACGGACGGAGCTTGCGCTTAGCATATTTGGTAATCCTAAAAACTACAAGCTGCAAGGTGAATTGGAAGTACACGGAGAAAAGAAAAGCTTCAAGCATACCAGTGACGCCATCAAAGCAGGAATCGCTTACGTCACAGAAGATCGCAAAGGCGATGGTTTGTTTTTGATACAAGACATCAAAAGTAATGTCTCTGCGGCTCATATGAAAGGCATTTCCAAAAAAGGTATCTTAAATTTGAACGAAGAAGTAAAAGTTGGAACAGATTATAAAAAATCTCTCAATATTAAGGCGAGTTCGCTCGAGCAAGTTGTTGGCAAATTGAGCGGTGGCAATCAGCAAAAAGTGTCCCTCGGCAAATGGCTGTTTACTGGACCAAAAATCTTGATTTTGGATGAACCCACGAGAGGTATAGATGTGGGCGCGAAATTTGAAATCTACACCATCATGAATGCATTGATCAAAGAAGGGCTCAGCATTATCATGATTTCATCAGAACTTGGGGAAATTATGGGCATGAGTGACCGGATTTATGTAATGGCTGAAGGTGCGATAAAAGGTGAATTGGCAATCGAAGAAACGACTCAAGAGACCATTATGGAGCTCGCGACCCAATAG
- a CDS encoding sugar ABC transporter substrate-binding protein translates to MRKNLKGVLFLVMLMVFALVTAGCSDDSEGASSSSSVDVGIVLPTKDEPRWVQDEQRFKDALADSDYSTEILFSQGSSAKEKENVESLLNKGIKVLIITPHDGPAAAAAVEAAKKEGVTIIAYDRLITDTDAVDYYVTFDSLAVGAAQAQYLVDNVQGQDIPLYLYAGASSDNNAFLFFEGAWKVLQPKIADGTFKVANSSEAEALKDSSDLSREQLSKIIGQVTTNWDPNESKNKAQTHLTSVGEDMKGDVAVLAPNDGTARSIADVFASDSAVSSYLITGQDAEKASIQYIIDEKQSMTVFKDVRSLVTDAMGMAIEVLDGNTPETTGTYDNGSVEVKAKQTPVIVVDQENVKAELIDSEYYEASEFTGLE, encoded by the coding sequence ATGAGAAAGAATTTAAAAGGTGTACTGTTTCTAGTTATGCTTATGGTATTTGCACTAGTGACTGCAGGTTGCAGCGATGACAGTGAGGGTGCATCATCATCGTCTTCAGTTGATGTAGGAATCGTCTTACCTACTAAAGACGAGCCGAGATGGGTTCAAGATGAGCAGCGCTTTAAAGATGCGTTGGCAGACTCTGATTATTCAACAGAAATTCTATTTAGCCAAGGATCTTCAGCAAAAGAAAAAGAAAATGTTGAATCCTTGTTGAACAAAGGCATTAAAGTATTAATCATCACACCTCATGATGGACCAGCAGCAGCAGCAGCTGTAGAAGCGGCAAAAAAAGAAGGCGTGACGATTATTGCTTATGACCGTTTAATCACAGATACAGACGCAGTAGATTATTATGTAACATTTGATAGTTTAGCGGTGGGTGCAGCACAGGCGCAGTATTTAGTCGATAACGTACAAGGCCAAGACATTCCACTTTATTTATACGCAGGGGCTTCTTCCGATAACAATGCATTCTTGTTCTTCGAAGGTGCATGGAAAGTACTTCAGCCAAAAATTGCGGATGGTACGTTTAAAGTAGCCAACTCTAGCGAGGCGGAAGCATTGAAAGATTCTAGCGACTTATCACGTGAGCAATTGAGCAAAATCATTGGTCAAGTAACGACTAACTGGGATCCAAACGAATCCAAGAACAAAGCACAAACGCATTTGACGTCTGTTGGCGAAGACATGAAAGGCGATGTAGCGGTTCTGGCACCAAATGATGGTACAGCCCGTTCAATCGCAGACGTATTTGCTTCAGATAGCGCAGTATCTAGCTATTTGATCACAGGTCAAGATGCTGAAAAAGCATCGATTCAGTACATTATCGATGAAAAACAATCCATGACGGTGTTCAAAGATGTCCGTTCATTGGTGACAGATGCAATGGGAATGGCGATTGAAGTATTGGATGGCAACACTCCTGAAACAACAGGAACTTATGACAACGGATCAGTGGAAGTAAAAGCAAAACAGACACCGGTCATTGTTGTGGATCAGGAAAATGTTAAAGCAGAGCTAATCGATTCCGAGTATTACGAAGCAAGTGAATTTACAGGATTAGAGTAG
- a CDS encoding bacteriocin transport accessory protein, which translates to MTTYQDNIAGFEKIDSTKALELLKGDSEAVLYIGKEVCPFCKTFVKNLKQVADETATHIYHVNSVESDDMMGITSLRNEFNIPTVPGFIYTNGNTVNVECDSSMDKEEIKAFMNK; encoded by the coding sequence ATGACGACTTATCAAGACAACATAGCAGGTTTTGAAAAAATTGATTCTACAAAAGCACTAGAATTGCTTAAAGGCGATTCTGAAGCCGTTCTTTACATAGGTAAAGAGGTTTGTCCTTTTTGTAAAACGTTCGTAAAAAATCTAAAACAGGTGGCTGATGAAACAGCTACTCATATCTACCACGTAAACAGTGTAGAATCAGATGATATGATGGGTATTACTTCATTACGTAATGAATTCAACATTCCAACGGTTCCTGGTTTCATTTATACAAATGGCAACACAGTAAATGTGGAATGTGATTCTTCTATGGACAAAGAAGAAATTAAAGCATTTATGAATAAATAA